The following proteins are co-located in the Streptomyces sp. NBC_00435 genome:
- a CDS encoding GntR family transcriptional regulator → MPAERTREHTVPVAAARRRRLRADQARQLADLLRHQILAGGYPSGVLPLEDALATDYGAGRNTVRQALDLLRGEQLVERRPGVGTVIVCAKYPHGLDRLQGLAETLHEHGRVTNEVRTVGPVRAPAPVACRLRLPEHSEVLYIERLRRLNGLPLSLDLTYVPLDIGADLIGCDLENTDVFRLLESLTGQPLGHAEITLEAVNADAHSAAVLQAPRGAAVLMLERLTHLGDGRPVDLEFIRFRGDRITMSGLLHRTA, encoded by the coding sequence ATGCCAGCCGAACGCACCCGCGAACACACCGTCCCGGTCGCCGCCGCGCGCCGGCGGCGGCTGCGCGCGGACCAGGCGCGACAGCTCGCCGACCTGCTGCGCCACCAGATCCTGGCGGGCGGCTACCCCAGCGGCGTCCTCCCCCTGGAGGACGCCCTCGCCACCGACTACGGCGCGGGCCGCAACACCGTCCGCCAGGCCCTCGACCTGCTGCGCGGCGAGCAGCTCGTCGAACGCCGGCCCGGCGTCGGCACCGTCATCGTCTGCGCCAAGTACCCGCACGGCCTCGACCGCCTCCAGGGCCTGGCCGAAACGCTCCACGAACACGGCCGGGTCACCAACGAGGTCCGCACCGTGGGTCCCGTCCGCGCCCCGGCCCCCGTCGCCTGCCGGCTGCGGCTCCCCGAGCACTCCGAGGTGCTCTACATCGAGCGGCTGCGCCGCCTGAACGGGCTGCCGCTCTCCCTGGACCTCACGTACGTCCCCCTGGACATCGGCGCGGACCTGATCGGCTGCGACCTGGAGAACACCGACGTCTTCCGGCTGTTGGAGTCCCTGACCGGGCAGCCGCTCGGCCACGCGGAGATCACCCTCGAGGCCGTCAACGCCGACGCGCACTCCGCCGCCGTCCTGCAGGCCCCGCGCGGGGCCGCCGTCCTGATGCTGGAGCGCCTCACCCACCTCGGCGACGGCCGCCCCGTGGACCTGGAGTTCATCCGCTTCCGCGGCGACCGGATCACGATGAGCGGCCTGCTGCACCGCACCGCGTAA
- a CDS encoding 4Fe-4S dicluster domain-containing protein produces the protein MPLVPQRGDVPVTIDESLCIDGCTLCVDMCPLDSLAIREDNGKAYMHVDECWYCGPCAARCPTGAVTVNMPYLLR, from the coding sequence ATGCCCCTGGTCCCCCAGCGCGGCGACGTGCCCGTGACCATCGACGAGTCCCTGTGCATCGACGGCTGCACCCTCTGCGTCGACATGTGCCCGCTCGACTCGCTCGCGATCCGCGAGGACAACGGCAAGGCCTACATGCACGTGGACGAGTGCTGGTACTGCGGCCCGTGCGCCGCCCGCTGTCCCACCGGCGCGGTCACCGTCAACATGCCCTACCTGCTCCGGTGA
- the fahA gene encoding fumarylacetoacetase, with product MPQQSPLDVPEGDPFGPHNLPYGVFSTAAEARRRIGVRIGGYVLDAGAAAAALGSPYAGLLGQTSLNPLLAAGRTAWHDVRRALTAWVTDPGHRPAVEPHLLPLEQARLHLPYEVADYVDFYASEHHATNVGRIFRPDGDALTPNWKHLPIGYHGRSGTIVVSGTDVVRPSGQRKAPSDPAPVFGPSIKLDIEAEVGFVVGTPSELGSPVALGEFEDHVFGLFLLNDWSARDIQAWEYVPLGPFLGKSFATSVSAWVTPLEALDAARVTPPTRDFPLLPYLDDSAADRPGGFDLRITVSINGQEVARPPFASMYWTAAQQLAHMTVNGASLRTGDVYGSGTVSGPETGQRGSLLELTWNGRDAIELADGKRTFLEDGDTVTLTAWAPGADGARVGLGEVTGRIVGTR from the coding sequence ATGCCCCAGCAGAGCCCCCTCGATGTCCCCGAGGGCGACCCGTTCGGGCCGCACAACCTCCCCTACGGCGTGTTCTCCACCGCCGCGGAGGCCCGGCGCCGGATCGGCGTCCGCATCGGCGGTTACGTGCTCGACGCCGGGGCGGCCGCGGCCGCGCTCGGGTCCCCGTACGCCGGACTGCTCGGGCAGACCTCGCTGAACCCCCTGCTCGCCGCCGGACGGACCGCCTGGCACGACGTGCGCCGCGCGCTGACCGCCTGGGTCACCGACCCCGGCCACCGGCCCGCCGTGGAGCCCCACCTGCTGCCGCTGGAGCAGGCCCGGCTGCACCTCCCCTACGAGGTCGCCGACTACGTCGACTTCTACGCGAGCGAGCACCACGCCACCAACGTCGGCCGGATCTTCCGGCCGGACGGGGACGCGCTGACCCCCAACTGGAAGCACCTGCCGATCGGTTACCACGGCCGGTCGGGCACGATCGTCGTCTCCGGTACCGATGTCGTACGGCCTTCCGGCCAGCGCAAGGCGCCCTCCGACCCGGCGCCCGTCTTCGGGCCGTCGATCAAGCTCGACATCGAGGCCGAGGTCGGGTTCGTCGTGGGCACCCCCTCGGAGCTGGGCAGCCCGGTGGCGCTGGGCGAGTTCGAGGACCACGTCTTCGGCCTCTTCCTCCTCAACGACTGGTCCGCGCGCGACATCCAGGCCTGGGAGTACGTGCCGCTGGGCCCCTTCCTCGGCAAGTCCTTCGCCACCTCCGTCTCCGCCTGGGTCACCCCCTTGGAGGCCCTGGACGCGGCCCGGGTCACCCCGCCCACCCGCGACTTCCCGCTCCTGCCCTACCTCGACGACTCCGCCGCCGACCGCCCCGGCGGCTTCGACCTGCGCATCACGGTCTCCATCAACGGGCAGGAGGTGGCGCGGCCGCCGTTCGCCTCCATGTACTGGACCGCCGCCCAGCAGCTCGCGCACATGACCGTCAACGGCGCCTCGCTGCGCACCGGCGACGTCTACGGTTCGGGCACCGTCAGCGGTCCGGAGACCGGCCAGCGCGGGTCGCTGCTGGAGCTCACCTGGAACGGCCGTGACGCCATCGAACTCGCCGACGGCAAGCGCACGTTCCTGGAGGACGGGGACACCGTCACCCTCACCGCGTGGGCGCCGGGCGCCGACGGCGCCCGCGTGGGCCTCGGCGAGGTCACCGGCCGCATCGTGGGCACCCGCTAG
- a CDS encoding ABC transporter permease, which yields MTARRRLLRVASLGVALLAWQLLTSLDVNLWLRFEQFPTVGQVASTLADRATTGPYWQDLGFSLRRIVTGFALAAVLGIAAGTAVARSRLAADLLGPLVEVLRPVPAIALVPVAILLFPSNEQGIVFITCAAAFFPVLVSTRHAVSALSPVWEEAVLTMGGSRTRILFSVVLPGALPGIFGGLSVGIGVSWICVISAEMISGEYGVGYRTWQDYTVVDYPGVFVGMATIGALGWLTSTAVERAGHRLTRWLPSRTRSSRTPSSRTPSSRTPRLDRRRRGWAYGPSDV from the coding sequence ATGACGGCCCGCCGCCGGCTCCTGCGGGTGGCCTCGCTCGGCGTGGCCCTGCTCGCCTGGCAGCTGCTGACTTCGCTCGACGTCAACCTGTGGCTCCGCTTCGAGCAGTTCCCGACCGTGGGCCAGGTGGCCTCGACCCTCGCGGACCGGGCGACGACCGGACCCTACTGGCAGGACCTCGGCTTCAGCCTGCGGCGCATCGTGACGGGCTTCGCGCTGGCGGCCGTACTGGGGATCGCGGCGGGCACCGCCGTCGCCCGTTCCCGGCTCGCGGCGGACCTGCTGGGCCCGCTCGTCGAGGTCCTGCGCCCCGTCCCGGCCATCGCCCTGGTCCCGGTGGCCATCCTGCTCTTCCCCTCCAACGAGCAGGGGATCGTCTTCATCACCTGCGCGGCGGCGTTCTTCCCGGTGCTGGTGTCGACCCGGCACGCGGTGTCCGCGCTGTCCCCGGTCTGGGAGGAGGCCGTCCTGACGATGGGTGGCAGCCGCACCCGGATCCTGTTCTCGGTGGTGCTCCCGGGCGCGCTGCCCGGCATCTTCGGCGGGCTCTCGGTGGGGATCGGGGTGTCGTGGATCTGCGTGATCTCCGCCGAGATGATCTCCGGGGAGTACGGGGTCGGCTACCGCACCTGGCAGGACTACACGGTCGTGGACTACCCCGGGGTCTTCGTCGGCATGGCCACGATCGGCGCCCTGGGCTGGCTCACGTCCACCGCCGTGGAGCGGGCGGGCCACCGCCTGACGCGGTGGCTGCCGTCCCGGACCCGTAGCTCACGGACCCCGAGCTCGCGGACCCCGAGCTCGCGGACCCCGCGCCTCGATCGCCGGCGGCGGGGCTGGGCTTACGGCCCGTCCGACGTCTGA
- the nuoN gene encoding NADH-quinone oxidoreductase subunit NuoN — MAAAAPIDKIPAPHIEYAQLSPTLIVLGAAVVGVLVEAFVPRRARYYTQVFLAVAALASAFAAVVGLAAGGYGSSKAHIAAMGAVAVDGPALFLQGTILLASVVAIFTFAERRLDPAAHGNRVDSFAAQAASVPGSESEKEAVKAGFTTTEVFPLALFAVSGMLVFPAANDLLTLFVALEVFSLPLYLLCAVARRQRLMSQEAAVKYFLLGAFSSAFLLFGIALVYGYAGSVSYAAIAEVVDGTVANIDPALAGTMGNDALLLIGGALILMGLLFKVGAVPFHMWTPDVYQGAPTPVTGFMAAATKVAAFGALLRLLYVVLPGLRWDWRPVMWGVAIVTMLAGAVIAVTQTDVKRLLAYSSIAHAGFILAGVIATSAEGVKSVLFYLGAYSFVTIGAFAVVTLVRDAGGEATHLSKWAGLGRRSPLTAAVFAVFLLAFAGIPLTSGFSGKFAVFKAAAEGGAGALVVVGVISSAIAAFFYIRVIVLMFFSEPKADGPTVAVPSPLTMTTIAVGVAVTVVLGVAPQYFLDLAGQASTFVR; from the coding sequence CTGGCGGCCGCGGCGCCGATCGACAAGATCCCGGCCCCGCACATCGAGTACGCCCAGCTCTCGCCCACGCTCATCGTGCTGGGAGCGGCGGTCGTAGGAGTCCTCGTCGAGGCCTTCGTACCGCGCAGGGCCCGTTACTACACGCAGGTGTTCCTCGCCGTCGCCGCGCTGGCCTCGGCCTTCGCGGCGGTCGTCGGGCTCGCCGCCGGCGGGTACGGCAGCTCCAAGGCGCACATCGCCGCCATGGGGGCCGTGGCCGTCGACGGACCGGCACTGTTCCTGCAGGGCACCATCCTGCTGGCCTCGGTCGTCGCGATCTTCACCTTCGCCGAGCGGCGCCTGGACCCGGCCGCCCACGGCAACCGGGTGGACTCCTTCGCCGCGCAGGCGGCGTCCGTACCGGGCAGCGAGAGCGAGAAGGAAGCCGTCAAGGCGGGCTTCACCACCACCGAGGTCTTCCCGCTCGCGCTGTTCGCGGTCTCCGGGATGCTGGTCTTCCCCGCGGCCAACGACCTGCTGACGCTGTTCGTGGCCCTGGAGGTCTTCTCCCTCCCGCTGTACCTGCTCTGCGCCGTCGCCCGCCGCCAGCGGCTGATGTCGCAGGAGGCGGCCGTCAAGTACTTCCTGCTCGGCGCCTTCTCCTCGGCCTTCCTGCTCTTCGGCATCGCGCTCGTCTACGGGTACGCGGGCTCCGTCTCGTACGCGGCGATCGCGGAGGTCGTCGACGGCACCGTGGCCAACATCGACCCGGCACTCGCCGGCACCATGGGCAACGACGCGCTGCTGCTGATCGGCGGCGCGCTGATCCTGATGGGCCTGCTCTTCAAGGTCGGCGCGGTCCCCTTCCACATGTGGACCCCGGACGTCTACCAGGGCGCCCCCACCCCGGTCACCGGCTTCATGGCGGCGGCGACGAAGGTGGCCGCCTTCGGCGCGCTCCTGCGCCTGCTGTACGTGGTGCTGCCGGGCCTGCGGTGGGACTGGCGGCCGGTCATGTGGGGCGTCGCGATCGTCACGATGCTGGCCGGCGCGGTCATCGCCGTGACCCAGACCGACGTCAAGCGGCTCCTCGCCTACTCCTCGATCGCGCACGCCGGCTTCATCCTGGCCGGTGTGATCGCCACCTCGGCGGAGGGCGTCAAGTCCGTCCTCTTCTACCTGGGTGCGTACTCCTTCGTGACGATCGGCGCCTTCGCGGTGGTCACGCTGGTCCGTGACGCGGGCGGCGAGGCGACGCACCTGTCCAAGTGGGCCGGTCTGGGCCGTCGTTCGCCGCTGACGGCGGCAGTCTTCGCGGTCTTCCTGCTGGCCTTCGCCGGCATCCCGCTGACGTCCGGCTTCTCCGGCAAGTTCGCCGTGTTCAAGGCGGCGGCGGAGGGCGGCGCGGGGGCGCTGGTCGTGGTCGGTGTCATCTCGTCCGCGATCGCCGCGTTCTTCTACATCCGGGTGATCGTCCTGATGTTCTTCAGCGAGCCGAAGGCGGACGGCCCCACGGTCGCCGTCCCGTCCCCGCTGACGATGACGACGATCGCGGTGGGCGTCGCGGTCACGGTGGTACTGGGCGTGGCCCCGCAGTACTTCCTGGACCTGGCGGGCCAGGCGAGCACGTTCGTACGCTGA
- a CDS encoding ABC transporter ATP-binding protein — protein MSVHTLTTTPPTGAAFHLTGVSLGHPTTAAPVLDGLDLTVGAGEILTVVGPSGCGKSTLLRTLAGLLPPLGGAVQQDGTPVTGPHADRALVFQDDALLPWRTVRANVELPLAIRGTPRAERRRTAGHWLTRVGLADHARKHPHQLSGGQRQRVQLARALAAAPRAVLMDEPFGALDAQTRAGMQDLLVGVLAGTGATVVFVTHDVDEALFLGDRVALLATGALIDVPHPRSRTADHSALRRQILESL, from the coding sequence ATGTCCGTGCACACCCTCACCACCACCCCACCCACCGGCGCCGCCTTCCACCTCACCGGCGTCAGCCTGGGCCACCCCACCACCGCCGCACCTGTCCTCGACGGCCTCGACCTGACCGTCGGCGCAGGCGAGATCCTCACCGTCGTCGGCCCGTCCGGCTGCGGAAAGTCCACCCTCCTGCGCACCTTGGCCGGGCTGCTGCCGCCGCTCGGCGGTGCCGTCCAGCAGGACGGCACCCCGGTCACCGGCCCGCACGCCGACCGCGCCCTGGTGTTCCAGGACGACGCCCTCCTCCCCTGGCGCACCGTCCGCGCCAACGTCGAACTCCCCCTCGCCATCCGCGGCACGCCCCGCGCGGAGCGCCGCCGCACGGCAGGGCACTGGCTGACCCGCGTCGGCCTCGCCGACCACGCCCGCAAACACCCCCACCAGCTCAGCGGCGGCCAGCGCCAGCGCGTGCAGCTCGCCCGCGCCCTCGCCGCCGCGCCCCGCGCCGTCCTCATGGACGAACCCTTCGGCGCCCTCGACGCGCAGACCCGCGCCGGGATGCAGGACCTGCTGGTCGGCGTCCTCGCCGGCACCGGCGCGACCGTCGTGTTCGTCACCCACGACGTGGACGAGGCCCTCTTCCTGGGCGACCGCGTCGCACTCCTGGCCACCGGCGCGCTGATCGACGTACCGCACCCCCGTTCCCGTACCGCCGACCATTCGGCCCTGCGCCGGCAGATCCTCGAATCGCTCTGA
- a CDS encoding fumarate reductase/succinate dehydrogenase flavoprotein subunit, with the protein MDIPAIADAEELTCDVLVIGGGTAGTMAALTAAEAGARVLLLEKAHVRHSGALAMGMDGVNNAVVPGRAEPDDYVAEITRANDGIVDQSTVRQTATRGFGMVQRLESYGVKFEKDEHGEYAVRQVHRSGSYVLPMPEGKDVKKVLYRQLRRREMRELIRIENRVMPVRVLTDPEDGRAIGAAAFNTRTGAFVTVRAGAVILATGPCGRLGLPASGYLYGTYENPTNAGDGYAMAYHAGAALTGIECFQINPLIKDYNGPACAYVANPFGGYQVNRHGERFVDSDYWSGQMMSEFAAELASDRGPVYLKLSHLPEESVAALESILHTTERPTRGTFHAGRGHDYRTHDIEMHISEIGLCGGHSASGVRVDDHARTTVPRLYAAGDLASVPHNYMIGAFVFGDLAGADAAQYRPYGGELPPDQLAAAHELIYRPLRNPDGPPQPQVEYKLRRFVNDYVAPPKTGAKLSLAVEAFDRMAGEIGEMGAGTPHELMRCAEVSFIRDCAEMAARASLARTESRWGLYHERLDHPQRDDEGWLHHLDLRKSPSGAMEFTARPVDPYLVPVPEFTPTGGPSRHLGEVELVGVALAGGRAAAPTAGRDTGSGPGSPRILELLSLAEEAPSLDSLRPYLDDPDPAVRATAVAVIGETVPAGAGPALGARLADPDPAVRAAAGAALRELLEVLAPEPELGAALRAGLAVADPSVRSAALEALRVLRLGDAALYAGSLRDGDVDVRIQAVRALVSVDAVEPLAPAAADSSREVRVTVAKALGTLRAGAPLAPLLADPDPLVRAAALTAVAATGGHAAAAVSALSDPAWQVRAGAAAGLSSAPARVAVPELARALSDPNADVRKAAVLALRAHRPDAAASAALATAVGDPDADVRAYASRL; encoded by the coding sequence ATGGACATCCCCGCGATCGCCGACGCCGAGGAACTCACCTGCGACGTCCTCGTCATCGGCGGCGGCACCGCCGGCACGATGGCGGCGCTGACCGCCGCCGAGGCCGGCGCGCGGGTGCTGCTCCTGGAGAAGGCGCACGTCCGCCACTCCGGCGCCCTCGCCATGGGCATGGACGGGGTCAACAACGCCGTCGTCCCGGGCCGCGCCGAGCCCGACGACTACGTCGCGGAGATCACCCGCGCCAACGACGGCATCGTCGACCAGTCCACGGTCCGCCAGACGGCCACCCGCGGCTTCGGGATGGTCCAGCGCCTGGAGTCGTACGGGGTGAAGTTCGAGAAGGACGAGCACGGCGAGTACGCGGTGCGCCAGGTCCACCGCTCCGGCTCGTACGTGCTGCCCATGCCCGAGGGCAAGGACGTCAAGAAGGTCCTCTACCGGCAGCTGCGCCGCCGCGAGATGCGCGAGCTGATCCGGATCGAGAACCGGGTGATGCCGGTCCGCGTGCTGACCGACCCCGAGGACGGCCGGGCGATCGGCGCGGCCGCCTTCAACACCCGTACCGGCGCCTTCGTCACCGTCCGCGCCGGGGCCGTGATCCTGGCGACCGGCCCGTGCGGCCGCCTCGGACTGCCCGCCTCCGGGTACCTCTACGGGACGTACGAGAACCCCACCAACGCGGGCGACGGCTACGCGATGGCCTACCACGCGGGCGCCGCGCTCACCGGCATCGAGTGCTTCCAGATCAACCCGCTGATCAAGGACTACAACGGACCGGCGTGCGCGTACGTCGCGAACCCCTTCGGCGGCTACCAGGTCAACCGGCACGGCGAGCGCTTCGTCGACTCCGACTACTGGTCGGGCCAGATGATGTCCGAGTTCGCCGCCGAACTCGCCTCGGACCGCGGCCCGGTGTACCTCAAGCTCAGCCACCTCCCCGAGGAGTCCGTCGCGGCACTCGAATCGATCCTGCACACCACCGAGCGGCCGACGCGCGGCACCTTCCACGCGGGCCGCGGCCACGACTACCGCACGCACGACATCGAGATGCACATCTCGGAGATCGGACTGTGCGGCGGCCACTCGGCCTCCGGCGTCCGGGTCGACGACCACGCCCGCACCACGGTGCCCCGGCTGTACGCGGCCGGCGACCTGGCCTCCGTACCGCACAACTACATGATCGGCGCGTTCGTCTTCGGCGATCTGGCGGGGGCCGACGCCGCGCAGTACCGGCCGTACGGCGGCGAGTTGCCCCCCGACCAGCTCGCGGCCGCCCACGAGCTGATCTACCGGCCCCTGCGCAACCCCGACGGCCCGCCTCAGCCGCAGGTCGAGTACAAGCTGCGGCGCTTCGTCAACGACTACGTGGCCCCGCCCAAGACGGGCGCGAAGCTGTCACTCGCCGTGGAGGCCTTCGACCGGATGGCCGGCGAGATCGGTGAGATGGGCGCCGGCACCCCGCACGAGCTGATGCGCTGCGCGGAGGTCTCCTTCATCCGGGACTGCGCGGAGATGGCGGCGCGGGCCTCGCTCGCGCGGACCGAATCCCGCTGGGGCCTCTACCACGAGCGGCTCGACCATCCGCAGCGCGACGACGAGGGCTGGCTGCACCACCTGGACCTGCGCAAATCCCCTTCCGGGGCGATGGAGTTCACGGCCCGTCCGGTCGATCCCTACCTGGTACCCGTCCCCGAGTTCACCCCCACGGGCGGGCCCTCCCGGCACCTGGGCGAGGTCGAGCTCGTGGGAGTGGCCCTCGCGGGCGGCCGGGCGGCCGCCCCCACGGCCGGCCGGGACACCGGATCCGGGCCGGGATCGCCCCGGATCCTGGAGCTCCTCTCGCTGGCGGAGGAGGCCCCGTCCCTGGACTCGCTGCGCCCCTACCTCGACGACCCCGACCCGGCGGTCCGCGCCACGGCGGTGGCGGTGATCGGCGAAACCGTTCCGGCGGGCGCGGGACCCGCCCTCGGGGCGCGCCTGGCCGACCCCGATCCCGCGGTCCGCGCGGCCGCGGGAGCCGCGCTGCGCGAACTGCTGGAGGTGCTGGCGCCCGAGCCCGAACTGGGCGCGGCCCTGCGGGCGGGCCTCGCGGTGGCGGACCCGTCGGTGCGGTCGGCGGCGCTCGAAGCCCTACGGGTCCTGCGGCTCGGGGACGCCGCCCTGTACGCGGGGTCCCTGCGGGACGGCGACGTGGACGTCCGGATCCAGGCGGTCCGGGCCCTGGTGTCGGTGGACGCGGTGGAGCCGCTGGCCCCGGCCGCGGCGGACTCCTCGCGGGAGGTCCGGGTGACGGTGGCGAAGGCGCTGGGCACCCTGCGGGCGGGGGCCCCGCTGGCCCCGCTGCTGGCCGACCCCGATCCGCTGGTCCGGGCCGCGGCGCTGACCGCGGTCGCCGCCACGGGCGGCCACGCGGCGGCGGCGGTGTCCGCGCTGTCCGACCCGGCGTGGCAGGTCCGCGCGGGGGCCGCCGCCGGGCTGTCCTCGGCCCCGGCGCGGGTGGCGGTGCCGGAGCTGGCCCGGGCCCTGTCCGACCCGAACGCGGACGTCCGCAAGGCCGCCGTGCTGGCGTTGCGGGCCCACCGGCCCGACGCGGCGGCCTCGGCGGCCCTGGCCACGGCCGTCGGCGACCCGGACGCGGACGTGCGCGCGTACGCCTCACGCCTGTAG
- a CDS encoding HAD family hydrolase has protein sequence MTSALPYALVATDLDGTLLRAGDIVSARSSAALRAARAAGARHIIVTGRPVPQVRHVLDGLGYTGLAVCGQGAQVYDAAAGLLLHSVAMDRELAEVALGKIEAEVGEVYAAVNQEGLDAEMLIGPGYRMWHPHLPTVAVARRSDLWSSPINKVLLQHPRLSDDELTAVARSVAGDLVNVTMAGEHTVELQPPGIDKASGLAVAAELLDVGASSTIAFGDMPNDVPMFAWSAHGVAMAGAHRELLAVADEVTLSNESDGVAVVLERLYA, from the coding sequence GTGACTTCCGCCCTCCCCTATGCACTCGTGGCCACCGACCTGGACGGGACTCTGCTGCGCGCCGGAGACATCGTCTCGGCCCGCTCCTCCGCGGCGCTCCGGGCCGCCCGCGCGGCCGGCGCCCGGCACATCATCGTGACAGGGCGCCCCGTCCCGCAGGTCCGCCACGTCCTGGACGGCCTCGGCTACACGGGGCTCGCGGTGTGCGGGCAGGGCGCGCAGGTCTACGACGCGGCGGCCGGACTGCTGCTGCACTCCGTGGCCATGGACCGGGAGCTGGCCGAGGTCGCCCTCGGGAAGATCGAGGCGGAGGTGGGGGAGGTCTACGCGGCGGTCAACCAGGAGGGCCTCGACGCGGAGATGCTGATAGGGCCGGGCTACCGGATGTGGCACCCGCACCTGCCGACGGTGGCGGTGGCCCGGCGGTCCGACCTCTGGTCCTCCCCCATCAACAAGGTGCTGCTCCAGCACCCCCGCCTCTCGGACGACGAACTGACGGCGGTGGCCCGGTCGGTCGCCGGTGACCTGGTCAACGTCACGATGGCCGGGGAGCACACCGTCGAGCTCCAGCCGCCGGGCATCGACAAGGCGAGCGGCCTGGCGGTGGCGGCGGAGCTCCTGGACGTAGGCGCGTCGTCGACGATCGCCTTCGGCGACATGCCGAACGACGTCCCGATGTTCGCGTGGTCGGCGCACGGCGTCGCGATGGCGGGCGCCCACCGGGAACTCCTGGCCGTCGCCGACGAGGTCACCCTCTCGAACGAGTCGGACGGCGTCGCGGTGGTCCTGGAACGGCTCTACGCCTAG